The following are encoded together in the Myxococcus xanthus genome:
- a CDS encoding HD-GYP domain-containing protein, giving the protein MADNLKITQAQDENTNEFGREHNEKLQGLARSLVAGLYMLVRSVKMYDPENAVFQKPLHQLQDIINQIISKEGRLELTGVKESFYLNGMLVKVDLNSIENQRYLLTELRSKDVGGFTLTKPVTVPELKNFIWIFSKEQTTASEEDGLSNRKLLNMRVAKFSKLKEKLNKDLDNPGDQKVDRKKYAMTIYARAVFFLTKYLESVRAGKPINASKALRLVQDFVDISYEQRTHFLGMTTMRREDDYLVYHQVNVCLMSVVFGAELGLTKPQLRDLGYIALFHDAGMATLSEELSTKRGALTPEEKQTVQRAPLISVRNILMEKGFSRSTLLRVVTTFEHKTDFGTAVRDSRGNIQMIIPKTNLGVYAKIIAICDAYDALTSKRPYRDAYGPEVALMLMWSEMRNKFDPELLSVFMRVMAIQPVKVLSKRQQSLSVSGL; this is encoded by the coding sequence ATGGCCGACAACCTGAAAATCACCCAGGCGCAGGACGAGAACACCAACGAGTTCGGCCGCGAGCACAACGAGAAGCTCCAGGGCCTGGCGCGCTCGCTGGTGGCCGGCCTGTACATGCTGGTGCGCTCGGTGAAGATGTATGACCCGGAGAACGCGGTCTTCCAGAAGCCGCTGCACCAGCTCCAGGACATCATCAATCAAATCATCAGCAAGGAAGGCCGCCTGGAGCTCACGGGCGTCAAGGAGTCGTTCTACCTGAACGGCATGCTGGTGAAGGTGGACCTCAACTCCATCGAGAACCAGCGATACCTGCTGACGGAGCTGCGCTCGAAGGACGTGGGTGGCTTCACGCTCACCAAGCCCGTCACCGTTCCGGAGCTGAAGAACTTCATCTGGATCTTCAGCAAGGAGCAGACGACCGCGTCCGAAGAGGACGGCCTGTCCAACCGCAAGCTGCTCAACATGCGGGTGGCCAAGTTCTCCAAGCTGAAGGAGAAGCTGAACAAGGACCTGGACAACCCGGGCGACCAGAAGGTGGACCGCAAGAAGTACGCGATGACCATCTACGCGCGCGCCGTGTTCTTCCTCACGAAGTACCTGGAGTCGGTGCGCGCCGGGAAGCCCATCAACGCCTCCAAGGCGCTGCGCCTGGTGCAGGACTTCGTCGACATCTCCTACGAGCAGCGGACGCACTTCCTGGGCATGACGACCATGCGGCGCGAGGACGACTACCTCGTGTACCACCAGGTCAACGTGTGCCTCATGAGCGTCGTCTTCGGCGCGGAGCTGGGGCTGACGAAGCCGCAACTGCGCGACCTGGGCTACATCGCCCTCTTCCACGACGCCGGCATGGCCACGCTGTCGGAGGAGCTGTCGACGAAGCGAGGCGCGCTGACGCCCGAGGAGAAGCAGACGGTGCAGCGCGCGCCGCTCATCTCCGTGCGCAACATCCTGATGGAGAAGGGCTTCAGCCGCTCCACGCTGCTGCGCGTGGTGACGACGTTCGAGCACAAGACGGACTTCGGTACCGCCGTGCGCGACTCCCGCGGCAACATCCAGATGATCATCCCGAAGACGAACCTCGGGGTGTACGCGAAGATCATCGCCATCTGCGACGCGTACGACGCCCTCACCTCCAAGCGCCCGTACCGGGATGCCTACGGCCCGGAGGTGGCGCTGATGCTGATGTGGTCGGAGATGCGGAACAAGTTCGACCCGGAGCTGCTGTCCGTCTTCATGCGGGTGATGGCCATCCAGCCCGTGAAGGTGCTGTCCAAGCGCCAGCAGTCGCTCAGCGTGTCCGGCCTGTAG
- a CDS encoding helix-turn-helix domain-containing protein: MKPFEQQTYYEILEVPVTAPKEEIRAAYERLTELYAPDSIAVYALVDEGQVDELRTRLAEALEILSDEELRAEYDKDLGLPALRLMDAVSTGGEVAHAAAPVEQRAEPELVGVAASGAEDQTGHLSTQIPETGTNGRTGAVRDVPVEDSETAMTGRDGEGEAGAQATEPRVEAMPASSGQADFRASFFRGFSFAYVSSSLQDTQRLGSAVDVPVASIQPQVSGSGTGAASAESQREAPGAVAAAPVSEPSAAHEAAAVVPGVVAASATASVSPGGPAVTGSAPAPATAPQVSVPSSGSDASVPASAAAPTPGPAGAVSALASVSDAPAPATAAVPTPASAAPVSSPVAEGSAAVAASATQASSPAAAPVPTQGAPVSAVAALPPSAPATAVTGAPASETSTAPHLPVPASASPVPPAPQAPEAESTAIVPARPSPTSEAPSEPGRAGARPGRPLGDAQQIAQDSAIATAEAALAQASQAASRAREPRPRVPDIPSDAEFNGELLRQVREARGVTLQQVADRTRITRMHLENVEADRYNLLPPSVYLRGILMSLARELGLDPLRVSKSYLALSSEKSGRK; this comes from the coding sequence ATGAAGCCCTTCGAGCAGCAGACCTATTACGAGATTCTCGAAGTCCCCGTCACCGCTCCGAAGGAGGAGATTCGGGCGGCGTACGAACGGCTGACGGAGCTGTATGCACCGGACTCCATCGCCGTCTATGCGCTCGTGGATGAGGGCCAGGTGGATGAGCTCCGCACTCGGCTCGCCGAGGCGCTGGAGATTCTCTCCGACGAAGAGCTGCGTGCCGAGTACGACAAGGACCTGGGGCTCCCGGCCCTCCGGTTGATGGACGCGGTGTCGACCGGGGGCGAGGTGGCACACGCCGCCGCGCCGGTGGAGCAGCGCGCGGAGCCGGAGCTCGTTGGGGTTGCCGCTTCCGGCGCGGAAGATCAAACTGGCCACCTTTCGACGCAGATCCCCGAAACGGGGACGAACGGGAGGACAGGAGCAGTGCGAGACGTGCCGGTGGAGGACTCGGAGACCGCGATGACGGGGCGGGATGGGGAAGGGGAGGCCGGGGCCCAGGCGACGGAGCCTCGGGTGGAGGCGATGCCGGCGTCCTCGGGACAGGCGGACTTCCGGGCGTCGTTTTTCCGTGGGTTCTCGTTCGCATACGTGTCCAGCTCGTTGCAGGACACGCAGCGGCTGGGGAGCGCGGTGGATGTTCCCGTCGCGTCGATTCAGCCTCAGGTTTCGGGTAGTGGCACGGGGGCCGCGAGCGCTGAGTCGCAGCGCGAGGCCCCCGGTGCGGTGGCTGCGGCTCCGGTGAGTGAGCCGTCCGCGGCGCATGAGGCCGCTGCGGTAGTGCCTGGCGTCGTGGCGGCCAGTGCAACTGCTTCGGTTTCCCCAGGAGGCCCTGCGGTAACGGGCAGCGCGCCGGCTCCAGCGACGGCTCCCCAGGTCAGCGTCCCTTCTTCGGGCAGCGACGCCTCGGTGCCTGCCTCGGCCGCCGCGCCGACGCCTGGTCCGGCAGGCGCTGTCAGCGCGCTGGCTTCGGTCAGCGATGCGCCGGCGCCTGCGACGGCTGCCGTGCCGACGCCCGCCTCGGCCGCCCCCGTCAGCTCCCCGGTGGCGGAAGGCAGTGCCGCGGTGGCTGCCTCGGCCACTCAGGCCAGCAGCCCAGCCGCCGCGCCGGTCCCCACGCAAGGCGCTCCGGTCAGCGCCGTGGCGGCTCTGCCCCCTTCGGCGCCTGCCACCGCCGTGACTGGCGCCCCGGCATCGGAAACCAGCACTGCGCCCCACCTGCCGGTTCCAGCGAGTGCGAGCCCGGTACCGCCGGCCCCCCAGGCGCCCGAGGCCGAGTCGACCGCCATCGTCCCTGCCCGTCCGTCGCCCACCTCGGAGGCTCCGTCCGAGCCGGGCCGGGCTGGCGCGCGTCCCGGGCGGCCCCTGGGAGACGCGCAGCAGATCGCCCAGGACTCCGCCATCGCCACGGCGGAGGCGGCGCTGGCGCAGGCGTCCCAGGCCGCGTCGCGGGCCCGTGAGCCCCGGCCTCGCGTCCCGGACATCCCGTCCGACGCAGAGTTCAACGGCGAGCTGCTCCGGCAGGTCCGAGAGGCCCGGGGGGTGACCCTCCAGCAGGTGGCCGACCGCACCCGCATCACGCGCATGCACCTGGAGAACGTCGAGGCGGACCGCTACAACCTGCTCCCGCCCTCGGTCTACCTGCGAGGTATCCTGATGAGCCTCGCCCGCGAGCTGGGGTTGGATCCACTCCGCGTCTCCAAGAGCTACCTGGCCCTGTCTTCTGAGAAGTCAGGCCGGAAGTAG
- a CDS encoding RluA family pseudouridine synthase, protein MVAPDTREHRAPPEARGERVDQYLARAFPDLTRSRIHGLIEAGHVLADGQPAKPARRLRGGELLVLHIPAPVPAVPLAEELPLALLHEDRDLVVVDKAAGMVVHPGAGHASGTLVNALLHRVKDLAGVGGELRPGIVHRLDKDTTGCLVVAKNEQALVALQKAFKTRAVEKTYLALVHGVPPAEGRIETLYGRHPIHRQRFTGKVKEGKNAITEYRVLETFDGAALVEVDLLTGRTHQIRVHLSEAGHPLLCDALYGAGRKAKGAAAEAQERLGRQALHAWRLSFAHPRTGKVLKLEAPIPADLEAALTLLRATVPAPPEAPVATRKQPAPRKAAGGSKRTTGRTR, encoded by the coding sequence GTGGTAGCGCCTGACACGCGAGAGCACCGCGCTCCGCCCGAAGCTCGCGGCGAGCGCGTCGACCAATACCTCGCGCGCGCGTTCCCGGACCTCACGCGCTCTCGCATCCATGGCCTCATCGAGGCCGGGCATGTGCTCGCGGACGGCCAGCCGGCCAAACCGGCCCGGCGTCTGCGCGGCGGTGAGCTGCTCGTCCTCCACATTCCGGCGCCCGTTCCCGCCGTCCCGTTAGCGGAGGAGCTCCCGCTCGCGCTGCTGCACGAGGACCGCGACCTGGTCGTCGTCGACAAGGCGGCGGGCATGGTCGTCCACCCCGGCGCGGGCCACGCTTCCGGCACCCTGGTCAACGCGCTGCTGCACCGGGTGAAGGACCTGGCCGGTGTTGGCGGCGAGCTGCGGCCCGGCATCGTCCACCGGCTCGACAAGGACACCACCGGCTGTCTCGTCGTGGCGAAGAACGAGCAGGCGCTGGTGGCGCTCCAGAAGGCCTTCAAGACTCGCGCGGTGGAGAAGACGTACCTGGCGCTGGTCCACGGCGTCCCGCCGGCGGAAGGGCGCATCGAGACGCTCTACGGCCGTCACCCCATCCACCGCCAGCGCTTCACGGGCAAGGTGAAGGAGGGCAAGAACGCCATCACCGAGTACCGCGTCCTCGAGACCTTTGATGGCGCCGCGCTGGTGGAGGTGGACCTGCTCACCGGCCGCACGCATCAGATTCGCGTGCACCTCTCCGAAGCCGGCCACCCCCTGCTCTGCGACGCGCTCTATGGCGCCGGACGCAAGGCGAAGGGCGCCGCGGCGGAGGCCCAGGAGCGGCTGGGGCGCCAAGCGCTCCACGCGTGGCGCCTGTCCTTCGCGCACCCGCGCACGGGCAAGGTGCTGAAGCTGGAGGCGCCCATTCCCGCGGACCTGGAGGCGGCCCTGACGCTGCTCCGGGCCACCGTCCCCGCGCCGCCAGAGGCCCCGGTCGCCACCCGAAAGCAGCCCGCGCCTCGGAAGGCGGCGGGCGGCTCGAAGCGGACTACAGGCCGGACACGCTGA
- a CDS encoding transglycosylase SLT domain-containing protein, translating into MKPFLSKLAVAASALLMTAQAPAPKAVSSTPAEPEASEAPAQHPSNAPSEAQLSPPPDSEKAPLPVGYVEVLNPAFPNAAPPTPVVHRGRRYALEDLAPYFGEGKKKEARDAFDRGQYTRARELLKDEGDSPPVRYLRALAAVRAGDDASAAKEFAALVPDYPALKDRCLTHGGVALESLRRFDEAAVLLEQVPPESKLYVDARLALSRVLRKKKDAAGAMAALEPLTSRAAPSWGRNVGAEALMAIADIAAEKKDKAAERAALWRLWAAHPLSALSKQAEKRLKGQTPPVDARVGRGEALVELHRNKAGLEQLEPLLPKLALPDPLACRAHFAFGKGMRKERQHTRAIQVLTPVAEKCQDRDLLARVLYVLGSSRSIVDQARGTETYERLAREFPDHSFADDGLFYAADLYLKTGRPKEAMARLDTLARLYPQGDFLGEALFKAFWIARTTGVEDSGLSFLDRIEAQFAKADESYDVERARYWRARTMQEKGNIQGAAELFEKLSVDHPATYYGLMARSQLAKVDPPRLEKVSAEIFAVPEAASPWPLFAGPMGEDPHFRAGVELYRLGFKEAVSSEMLAVNRTNLPAESVRLLVLVLHEAGDERSAHAVARLALRKDLSGRITPETRVVWEVAYPNAFRDSIEKHTADAGVEPDLLQALMREESALDPKALSWAGAMGLTQLMPSTAKGVARELKLKRFSVDQLLQPDLNIRMGAHYLGGLLKRFNGHTPYAVGSYNAGPGAVNRWRSDRPDLALDAWVEEIPISETRGYIKRVLRSFNTYQLLYGRAPKLPVLKSAAK; encoded by the coding sequence ATGAAGCCCTTCCTTTCCAAGCTCGCCGTCGCCGCCTCCGCGCTCCTGATGACCGCGCAGGCACCCGCCCCGAAGGCGGTTTCGTCCACCCCGGCCGAGCCCGAGGCGTCCGAAGCGCCGGCCCAGCACCCCAGCAACGCGCCTTCAGAGGCGCAGTTGTCGCCCCCTCCCGACTCGGAGAAGGCGCCGCTTCCGGTGGGCTACGTGGAGGTGCTCAACCCCGCCTTCCCCAATGCCGCGCCGCCCACACCGGTGGTGCACCGGGGCCGCCGCTACGCGCTGGAGGACCTGGCGCCTTACTTCGGCGAGGGCAAGAAGAAGGAGGCCCGTGACGCGTTCGACCGTGGACAGTACACGCGCGCCCGCGAGCTGCTGAAGGACGAGGGCGACAGCCCGCCGGTGCGCTACCTGCGCGCCCTGGCCGCCGTCCGCGCCGGCGATGACGCGTCCGCCGCCAAGGAATTCGCCGCGCTGGTCCCGGACTATCCCGCGCTGAAGGACCGCTGCCTGACGCATGGCGGCGTGGCGCTGGAGAGCCTGCGCCGCTTCGATGAGGCCGCGGTGCTGCTGGAGCAGGTGCCACCCGAGTCCAAGCTGTACGTGGACGCGCGGCTGGCCCTGTCGCGCGTGCTGCGCAAGAAGAAGGACGCGGCGGGCGCCATGGCCGCGCTGGAGCCGCTCACGTCGCGCGCGGCGCCCAGCTGGGGCCGCAACGTGGGCGCCGAGGCGCTGATGGCCATCGCCGACATCGCCGCGGAGAAGAAGGACAAGGCCGCCGAGCGCGCCGCGCTGTGGCGCCTGTGGGCCGCGCACCCGCTGTCCGCCTTGTCGAAGCAGGCCGAGAAGCGCCTCAAGGGGCAGACGCCGCCCGTCGATGCGAGGGTGGGGCGTGGCGAGGCGCTGGTGGAGCTGCACCGGAACAAGGCCGGCCTGGAGCAGTTGGAGCCGCTGCTGCCGAAGCTGGCGCTTCCGGACCCGCTGGCCTGCCGCGCGCACTTCGCCTTCGGCAAGGGCATGCGCAAGGAGCGCCAGCACACGCGCGCCATCCAGGTGCTGACGCCCGTGGCGGAGAAGTGCCAGGACCGCGACCTGCTGGCGCGCGTGCTGTACGTGCTCGGCTCGTCGCGCTCCATCGTCGACCAGGCGCGGGGCACGGAGACCTACGAGCGGCTGGCGCGCGAGTTCCCGGACCACTCGTTCGCGGATGACGGCCTCTTCTACGCGGCCGACCTCTACCTGAAGACGGGCCGTCCGAAGGAGGCCATGGCCCGCCTGGACACGCTGGCCCGGCTGTACCCGCAGGGGGACTTCCTGGGCGAGGCGCTCTTCAAGGCGTTCTGGATTGCTCGCACCACGGGCGTGGAGGACTCCGGCCTGTCGTTCCTGGACCGCATCGAGGCGCAGTTCGCCAAGGCGGACGAGAGCTACGACGTGGAGCGCGCGCGCTACTGGCGGGCGCGGACGATGCAAGAGAAGGGCAACATCCAGGGCGCGGCGGAGCTGTTCGAGAAGCTCTCCGTGGACCACCCGGCGACCTACTACGGGCTGATGGCGCGCTCGCAGCTGGCGAAGGTGGACCCGCCACGGCTGGAGAAGGTGTCCGCCGAAATCTTCGCCGTGCCCGAGGCCGCCAGCCCCTGGCCGCTGTTCGCCGGCCCCATGGGCGAGGACCCGCACTTCCGCGCGGGCGTGGAGCTGTACCGCCTGGGCTTCAAGGAAGCCGTGTCGTCCGAGATGCTGGCCGTCAACCGGACCAATCTGCCCGCGGAGTCCGTGCGCCTGCTGGTGCTGGTGCTGCACGAGGCCGGGGACGAGCGCTCCGCCCACGCGGTGGCGCGGCTCGCCCTGCGCAAGGACTTGAGCGGGCGCATCACTCCGGAGACGCGCGTGGTGTGGGAGGTGGCCTATCCCAACGCCTTCCGCGACAGCATCGAGAAGCACACCGCGGACGCGGGCGTGGAGCCGGACCTGCTCCAGGCGTTGATGCGGGAGGAGAGCGCGCTGGACCCCAAGGCGCTCTCGTGGGCGGGAGCGATGGGCCTCACCCAGTTGATGCCGTCCACCGCGAAGGGCGTGGCGCGCGAGCTGAAGCTCAAGCGCTTCAGCGTGGACCAGTTGCTCCAGCCCGACCTCAACATCCGCATGGGGGCCCACTATCTTGGCGGCTTGCTCAAGCGCTTCAACGGGCACACGCCCTATGCGGTGGGCAGCTACAACGCCGGTCCCGGCGCGGTGAATCGTTGGAGGTCCGACAGGCCGGACCTGGCGCTGGACGCATGGGTGGAGGAAATCCCCATCTCCGAGACACGCGGTTACATCAAGCGCGTGCTGCGCTCCTTCAACACGTACCAACTGCTGTACGGACGGGCGCCCAAGCTGCCGGTGCTCAAGAGCGCCGCGAAGTAG
- the selA gene encoding L-seryl-tRNA(Sec) selenium transferase, with product MGAPSNSGDGGKNALLRALPSVEQLLRRPSLEPLLSGVPRARAVAALRLAVDRARGRLVASGGPGFEDADVQHALDTLATPGLRPVLNATGVVLHTNLGRAPLAASAVARVAEVARGYSNLEYDLDEGERGSRYAPLVGLLRSLTGAEDAVVVNNCAGAVLLVLAALASGRECVVSRGELVEIGGGFRVPEVMRQSGAKLVEVGTTNRTRLSDYSAALGPESALLVKVHRSNFALVGFTEEVEVAELSALGRARGVPVFQDLGAGALVPLKGEGLSRELTVAQAVAAGADVVAFSGDKLLGGPQAGVVVGRSVLLARIKAHPLMRALRVDKLTVAALEATLALYRDGRAEEVPVHRLLAQSPEDLRARAVRLQGLLAGQGVRARVASVEGQVGGGAMPLARLPSSACILTLGTPEEFLERLRGGMSPVIGRIADGEVLLDVRCLEEEELQAVADAVAAAIPGNPP from the coding sequence ATGGGCGCCCCGTCGAACAGTGGAGACGGTGGGAAGAATGCGCTCTTGCGCGCGCTCCCCTCCGTCGAGCAGCTCCTGCGGCGCCCGTCGCTGGAACCCCTGTTGAGCGGAGTCCCCAGGGCCCGCGCCGTGGCCGCGCTCCGGCTGGCGGTGGACCGGGCCCGGGGCCGGTTGGTGGCGTCGGGCGGGCCGGGCTTCGAGGATGCGGACGTCCAGCACGCCCTGGACACGCTGGCCACACCGGGGCTGCGGCCCGTGCTCAACGCCACCGGGGTGGTGCTGCACACCAACCTGGGACGCGCACCCCTGGCGGCCTCGGCCGTGGCGCGCGTGGCGGAGGTGGCTCGGGGGTACTCCAACCTCGAGTACGACCTGGATGAGGGAGAGCGGGGCAGTCGCTACGCGCCGTTGGTGGGGCTGCTGCGCTCGCTGACGGGCGCGGAGGACGCGGTCGTCGTCAACAACTGCGCGGGCGCGGTGCTGCTGGTGCTGGCGGCGTTGGCGTCCGGCCGCGAGTGCGTGGTGTCGCGCGGTGAGCTGGTGGAGATTGGCGGCGGCTTCCGCGTCCCGGAGGTGATGCGACAGTCGGGCGCGAAGCTGGTGGAGGTGGGCACCACCAACCGGACGCGGCTGTCGGATTACTCGGCGGCGCTGGGCCCGGAGTCGGCGCTGCTGGTGAAGGTGCACCGCTCCAACTTCGCGTTGGTGGGCTTCACGGAAGAGGTGGAGGTCGCGGAGCTCTCGGCGTTGGGCCGCGCGCGCGGCGTGCCGGTGTTCCAGGACCTGGGCGCGGGCGCGCTGGTGCCGCTGAAGGGCGAGGGCCTGAGCCGGGAGCTCACGGTGGCCCAGGCCGTGGCGGCGGGCGCGGACGTGGTCGCCTTTTCGGGAGACAAGCTGTTGGGAGGACCCCAGGCGGGAGTCGTGGTGGGCCGGTCTGTGCTGCTGGCACGCATCAAGGCTCATCCGCTCATGCGGGCCCTGCGGGTGGACAAGCTGACGGTCGCCGCGCTTGAAGCCACCCTGGCGCTGTACCGGGATGGCCGGGCGGAAGAGGTTCCGGTGCATCGCCTGCTTGCCCAGTCGCCGGAAGACCTGCGCGCCCGAGCGGTACGGCTGCAAGGCCTGCTGGCGGGGCAGGGTGTGCGTGCGCGGGTGGCCAGCGTGGAGGGGCAGGTGGGTGGGGGTGCCATGCCGCTGGCCAGGTTGCCGTCCTCCGCGTGCATCCTCACCCTAGGGACGCCGGAAGAATTCCTGGAGCGCCTGCGCGGAGGCATGTCGCCGGTTATTGGGAGGATCGCGGATGGCGAGGTGCTCCTCGACGTCCGGTGTCTCGAGGAGGAGGAGCTCCAGGCCGTCGCGGATGCCGTCGCGGCCGCCATTCCAGGGAACCCGCCATGA
- a CDS encoding cold-shock protein, producing MATGTVKWFNDAKGFGFIMQDGGGEDLFCHHTAIQTQGFRTLQEGQKVEFDVARGPKGLQAQNVRPV from the coding sequence ATGGCGACTGGTACCGTGAAGTGGTTCAACGATGCGAAGGGCTTTGGGTTCATCATGCAGGACGGCGGCGGCGAGGACCTCTTCTGCCACCACACTGCGATTCAGACCCAGGGCTTCCGCACGCTGCAGGAAGGCCAGAAGGTCGAGTTCGACGTGGCCCGTGGCCCCAAGGGCCTGCAGGCTCAGAACGTTCGCCCGGTCTGA
- a CDS encoding P-loop NTPase — protein sequence MVSGPPGLSRRPRPRRIIAVGGGKGGIGKSMVSANLGVALAQSGANVLLVDVDLGGANLHTCLGVGQPNATLSDFLRRNKAQLEEVIVPTGVPRLSLIAGAQDALDAANLKYAQKQKLLRTLMGTSADYLILDLGAGTSFNTIDFFILADHGVLVMLPEPTSVENAYRFAKAAFFRKLQQVESQYGIEDLVDDALTTREGALRTLHDVLAQARRKDPAIADRLERELSAFRIRLIVNQARTDADLSVGTSVAAAWKKFFGIEMDVLGAIRYDDEAWRAVRKRKPVLIERPDSAAATAILGIATRILTLDGSPQRSTP from the coding sequence ATGGTCTCCGGCCCTCCTGGTCTGTCACGCCGTCCTCGCCCGCGGCGCATCATCGCCGTGGGAGGCGGGAAGGGCGGCATTGGCAAGTCCATGGTGTCCGCCAACCTGGGCGTGGCCCTGGCCCAATCCGGGGCCAACGTGCTGCTCGTGGACGTGGACCTGGGCGGCGCCAACCTCCACACGTGCCTGGGGGTCGGACAGCCCAACGCGACGCTGTCCGACTTCCTGCGTCGGAACAAGGCGCAGTTGGAAGAGGTCATCGTTCCGACGGGCGTGCCCCGGCTGTCGCTGATCGCCGGCGCGCAGGATGCGCTGGACGCGGCCAACCTCAAGTACGCGCAGAAGCAGAAGCTGCTGCGGACGTTGATGGGCACGTCGGCGGACTACCTCATCCTGGACCTGGGCGCGGGGACGAGCTTCAACACCATCGACTTCTTCATCCTCGCCGACCACGGCGTGCTGGTGATGTTGCCCGAGCCCACGTCGGTGGAGAACGCCTACCGCTTCGCGAAGGCGGCCTTCTTCCGCAAGCTCCAGCAGGTGGAGTCGCAGTACGGCATCGAGGACCTGGTGGACGACGCGCTCACCACCCGTGAGGGGGCGCTGCGCACGCTGCATGACGTGCTGGCGCAGGCCCGGCGCAAGGACCCGGCCATCGCGGACCGCTTGGAGCGCGAGCTCTCCGCGTTCCGCATCCGGCTGATCGTGAACCAGGCGCGCACGGATGCGGACCTGTCGGTGGGCACCTCGGTGGCCGCCGCATGGAAGAAGTTCTTTGGCATCGAAATGGATGTCCTCGGAGCCATTCGCTACGACGACGAGGCATGGCGCGCGGTGCGCAAGCGCAAGCCCGTCCTCATCGAGCGACCGGATTCCGCGGCGGCCACTGCCATTCTGGGCATCGCAACGCGTATCCTCACACTCGACGGCTCCCCCCAGCGTTCCACACCATGA
- a CDS encoding HNH endonuclease has protein sequence MINSAVLVLNRYYQPVHVTSVKRAFSLLYLGVAKAIDSQYRLYEFADWAELSATQDCITTIERTIRVPRVLVLSAYDHLPRGRVRFSRLNIYARDNDTCQYCGKNLPRSELNLDHVMPRTQGGKTTWENVVCSCVPCNLRKGGRTPEQAHMKLLKKPVRPRWTPLFRGATRKVTYQEWLPFLHLADASYWNVELLDE, from the coding sequence ATGATCAACAGCGCCGTGCTTGTCCTCAACCGGTACTACCAGCCGGTGCATGTCACCTCGGTGAAGCGGGCGTTCTCGCTCCTGTACCTGGGGGTGGCCAAGGCCATCGACTCGCAGTACCGGCTCTACGAGTTCGCGGATTGGGCAGAGCTGAGCGCGACACAGGACTGCATCACCACCATCGAGCGCACCATCCGCGTTCCCCGTGTCCTGGTGCTCAGCGCGTATGACCATCTGCCCCGAGGGCGGGTGCGCTTCTCCCGGCTCAACATCTACGCGCGTGACAACGACACCTGCCAGTACTGCGGCAAGAACCTGCCGCGCAGCGAGCTGAACCTGGACCACGTCATGCCGCGCACGCAGGGCGGCAAGACGACGTGGGAGAACGTGGTGTGCTCCTGCGTGCCTTGCAACCTGAGGAAGGGTGGGCGCACGCCGGAGCAGGCCCACATGAAGCTGCTCAAGAAGCCCGTGCGCCCGCGCTGGACGCCGCTGTTCCGCGGCGCCACCCGCAAGGTGACGTATCAGGAGTGGCTACCGTTCCTGCACCTGGCGGATGCGTCGTACTGGAACGTCGAGCTGCTCGACGAGTAG